In the Candidatus Eremiobacterota bacterium genome, GAAAGTCATTGTAGGCCCCTATGAAGCTGAAGATGCCTATGACGGCCATGATGGGGCCCATGAGGGGGAGCACTATCATGGTGAAGGTCTGCCATTTCGAGGCGCCGTCGATGTAGGCGGATTCCTCGAGCTCCCTGGGGATGCTGTCCAGGTAGCCCTTGATGAGCCACGAGTTGAAGGGAATGTTCCCCCCCGTGTAAATAAGGACAAGCCCGAGCAGATTGAAGCCCACTATGCCCCCGGTGAACTTGTCAAAGACGTCCAGCAGGTTGTAGAGGGCCACCATGGCCATCATGGCCGGGAACATCTGGATGATGATCATGAACATGAGGCCTTTCTTTTTCCCGGGGAAGGTGAAGCGCGAGAAGGCATAGCCTGCCGTGCAGGTAAAGATGAGGGAGAAGAGCGTGCTCGATGCGCAGACAATGAAGCTGTTCTTTATCCAGAGGAAGAAGTCGGAGTGTTCGATGAGCTTCCGGTAGTTGCTCACTGTGAGGCCCATGAGGTTGAGCTGCTGCCCCGAGAAGAGGTTGCCACCCTCCTGGAGCGATGTGTTCACGATCCAGAAGACCGGCGTGAGCACCAGCACCGTGAGAATGACCAGGATCCCGTGAGTCTTGACAGTATCAAAGATATCAAAAATTTTCCTGAGCGCTTTCATGGAAGGTGCCTCCTTTCTTCATTCCTTAAAGGCCCCCGTGAGCTTGAAATTCACCATGCTGATGCTCCCTATGAGGAGGAATATCAGGACGGCATAAGCACAGGCCAGGCCGTACTGCGAGAGGTTGAAGGCAAGCTTGTACGTATAGCTCACCAGGATGTCCGTGGCGCCTGCGCGGCTCCCGGCCACTGCCGGCCCTCCCGCCGTGAGCAGGTAGATGCCGACGAAATTGTTGAAATTGAAGGCAAAGCTTGTGATGATGACGGGCAGCATGGACGAGCGGAGCATGGGGAGGGTGATTCTTCTGAACTGCTGCACTTTTGAAGCACCGTCAAGAGACGATGCCTCGTAGAGCTCTGCAGGGATGCCCTGGAGGGCTCCCAGGCTTATGGACATCATATAGGGGAAGCCAAGCCAGAGGTTTACCATGAGGACCGATATTTTTGCCCAGGGCCCCTCGGTGAGCCAGGGAACGAAGCCCCGGCTGTCCATCTTGAACGTCTCCAGGTGGAGGTGCCCTATTCCCAGCAGGTAATTGAGCGCCTCAATGAGGTGGTTCACCCCATTAATCATGAAGTTGATGAAGGAGCACAAAATCGGTGTTCCCGTGATGGACTTGTTGATGAGGCCAAAATCGGTGTTCAGGAGCCCCGTCCACATGAGGACCGTGATGAAGCTTGGCACGGCCCAGGGGATGATGAGGAGGGTGCGGTAGAGGTTTTTCCCCCAGAGGTGCGGCTTGTTGAGGACCAGCGCGAAGGCAAGGCCCACGACGACCTGCGAGAGGACCCCCACGGAGGCCCAGATAAAGGTCCACCAGAGGACGGAGAGAAAGGTGGAAAGCTCAGCGGAGAGCAGTATCTCCTTGAAATTATCGAGCCCTATGAATGAGAAGGAGGTAAAGTGATAGAGGCTGTAATTGGTGAATGCCAGGTAAAAGCTGTAGAGGCAGGGGAACAGCACGATAAGGGTCACGAACACGATGGCCGGGAGTATGTAGGGATAAGGGGAGAATTTTTCTTTCATGGCCTACCTCATCATCCTCCTGATATCCTGCTCGATGCGATTTTTCGCCTGGGTGAGCGCCTCTTCGGGGGGTATCTTCTCCATCACGATGAGCTGCAGCGCTTCCTTCATGGGCTGCCACACGGCGGTGAACTCAGGGATGTTGGGCATGGGTGTCCCCACGGCAGCGGCGTCAATGATTCCCTTCACCTCGTCATTTTTCACGGAGGCAAGGGAGAAGACAAGCGCCGGTCCTCCCGGCTGCTCCCCCGGTGATCCTCTGAGAATGGCCTTTTCAGAGATCCGGCTGTCCTTCTGGGCATCAAACCTTGAAGGGATGCGGCCGCCTTCCAGGTAGATCTCCACCTGCCCCTCGGAGCTTGTGATCTCTTTCATCAACTGGAGGGCCAGATCCTTGTGAA is a window encoding:
- a CDS encoding sugar ABC transporter permease; the encoded protein is MKALRKIFDIFDTVKTHGILVILTVLVLTPVFWIVNTSLQEGGNLFSGQQLNLMGLTVSNYRKLIEHSDFFLWIKNSFIVCASSTLFSLIFTCTAGYAFSRFTFPGKKKGLMFMIIIQMFPAMMAMVALYNLLDVFDKFTGGIVGFNLLGLVLIYTGGNIPFNSWLIKGYLDSIPRELEESAYIDGASKWQTFTMIVLPLMGPIMAVIGIFSFIGAYNDFLIPSIVLQDSSQYTLAVGLRGFISGKFSTEWAQFAAASVLGALPILIVFLALQRFLVEGLTKGALKG
- a CDS encoding sugar ABC transporter permease — protein: MKEKFSPYPYILPAIVFVTLIVLFPCLYSFYLAFTNYSLYHFTSFSFIGLDNFKEILLSAELSTFLSVLWWTFIWASVGVLSQVVVGLAFALVLNKPHLWGKNLYRTLLIIPWAVPSFITVLMWTGLLNTDFGLINKSITGTPILCSFINFMINGVNHLIEALNYLLGIGHLHLETFKMDSRGFVPWLTEGPWAKISVLMVNLWLGFPYMMSISLGALQGIPAELYEASSLDGASKVQQFRRITLPMLRSSMLPVIITSFAFNFNNFVGIYLLTAGGPAVAGSRAGATDILVSYTYKLAFNLSQYGLACAYAVLIFLLIGSISMVNFKLTGAFKE